One window from the genome of Rhodococcus sp. ABRD24 encodes:
- a CDS encoding carbohydrate kinase codes for MSEPRILVCGEALVDLVPTGDAQFVARLGGGPYNVATALGRLGSDVGLCSRVSTDPFGERLVTALAASGVDVSRVQRGPEPTTLAVAGIGPDGGAQYTFYSSGTADRLVTDPGSLPDSVAAVSFGTLSLVFEPGASLYADLLRRSRSEGRLTIVDPNIRPAVFPDGYRRRFANLVPSIDIVKVSDDDVQWLGQGPDASTPAQWLEAGVTAVVTTDGPRGLSVRTRRIHVQVPGCRVPVADTIGAGDTVHGALLHWLDREGLLDSESVDCLDEGQWRDALEFAARVAAITVSRPGADPPWASELTGS; via the coding sequence ATGTCTGAGCCACGGATCCTGGTGTGCGGCGAGGCGCTGGTCGATCTCGTGCCGACCGGTGACGCGCAGTTCGTGGCGCGTCTCGGCGGCGGACCGTACAATGTCGCGACCGCACTCGGACGCCTCGGCAGCGATGTCGGCCTCTGCTCCCGGGTCTCCACCGACCCGTTCGGCGAGCGGCTCGTCACAGCGCTCGCCGCGTCCGGCGTCGATGTTTCGCGGGTTCAGCGGGGTCCCGAGCCGACGACGCTCGCGGTCGCGGGGATCGGCCCGGACGGCGGCGCGCAGTACACGTTCTACTCAAGCGGCACCGCCGACCGGCTGGTCACCGATCCCGGATCGTTGCCGGACTCGGTGGCAGCGGTCTCCTTCGGCACCCTGTCGCTGGTGTTCGAGCCGGGTGCGAGTCTTTACGCGGATCTGTTGCGCCGCAGCCGCAGCGAGGGCCGGCTCACGATCGTCGACCCCAACATCCGTCCGGCCGTCTTTCCCGACGGCTACCGGCGGCGGTTCGCGAATCTGGTGCCGTCGATCGACATCGTCAAGGTCTCCGACGACGACGTCCAATGGTTGGGACAGGGTCCGGATGCCTCCACTCCCGCCCAGTGGCTCGAGGCCGGAGTCACCGCGGTGGTGACCACTGACGGGCCCCGGGGTCTGAGCGTGCGTACCCGTCGGATCCACGTGCAGGTGCCGGGATGTCGAGTTCCGGTGGCCGACACCATCGGCGCAGGTGACACGGTGCACGGCGCCCTGCTGCACTGGCTCGATCGCGAAGGACTCCTGGATTCGGAGTCGGTGGATTGCCTCGACGAAGGACAATGGCGGGACGCCCTGGAGTTCGCGGCCCGCGTGGCCGCGATCACCGTTTCCCGACCCGGGGCGGACCCTCCGTGGGCATCGGAGCTCACGGGCAGCTAG
- a CDS encoding citrate synthase codes for MPAENDNKPTLSYPGGEHTMSIAKATEGNDGIELGKLLANTGYTTLDPGFVNTASTSSAITYIDGEQGILRYRGYPIEELAQRSTFIEVSYLLIYGELPTDTQLETFTDKIRRHTLLHEDLKRFFDGFPRNAHPMPVLSSAVNALSAYYQDALDPDDPEQVELSTIRLLAKLPTIAAYAYKKSVGQPFLYPDNSLSLVENFLRMTFGFPAEPYEVDPEISKALDMLLILHADHEQNCSTSTVRMVGSSDANLFTSVSAGINALWGPLHGGANQAVLEMLDEIKANGGDAKEFVRKVKNKEDGVKLMGFGHRVYRNYDPRAAIVKETAHSILSKLGGDDKLLEIAMTLEETALTDDYFVERKLYPNVDFYTGLIYRAMGFPTRMFTVLFALGRLPGWIAHWREMHEDPATKIGRPRQIYTGYTQRGYVDLSGR; via the coding sequence GTGCCCGCTGAGAATGACAACAAACCCACACTCAGCTACCCCGGTGGCGAGCACACAATGTCCATCGCCAAGGCGACTGAAGGCAATGACGGCATCGAGCTGGGCAAGCTCCTTGCCAACACGGGTTACACGACGCTCGACCCGGGCTTCGTGAACACCGCGTCCACCAGTTCCGCTATTACCTACATCGACGGTGAACAGGGCATTCTGCGCTACCGCGGATACCCCATCGAGGAGCTCGCGCAGCGCTCGACGTTCATCGAGGTCAGCTACCTGCTGATCTACGGGGAGCTGCCCACCGACACCCAGCTCGAGACGTTCACGGACAAGATCCGTCGACACACGCTTCTGCACGAGGACCTCAAGCGGTTCTTCGACGGCTTCCCGCGTAACGCGCACCCGATGCCGGTGCTCTCGAGCGCCGTGAACGCGCTGTCCGCGTACTACCAGGACGCCCTGGACCCGGACGACCCGGAGCAGGTCGAGCTGTCGACGATCCGTCTTCTCGCGAAGCTGCCCACGATCGCGGCGTACGCGTACAAGAAGTCGGTCGGCCAGCCGTTCCTCTACCCGGACAACTCGCTGAGCCTGGTCGAGAACTTCCTGCGCATGACGTTCGGCTTCCCGGCCGAGCCGTACGAGGTCGATCCCGAGATCTCCAAGGCACTCGACATGCTGCTGATCCTGCACGCCGACCACGAGCAGAACTGCTCGACGTCGACGGTCCGCATGGTCGGCTCGTCGGACGCCAACCTGTTCACCTCCGTCTCCGCCGGCATCAACGCGCTGTGGGGCCCGCTGCACGGCGGCGCCAACCAGGCCGTCCTCGAGATGCTCGACGAGATCAAGGCGAACGGCGGCGACGCCAAGGAGTTCGTCCGCAAGGTCAAGAACAAGGAAGACGGCGTGAAGCTCATGGGCTTCGGGCACCGCGTCTACCGCAACTACGACCCGCGCGCGGCGATCGTCAAGGAGACGGCGCACTCGATCCTCAGCAAGCTCGGCGGAGATGACAAGCTGCTCGAGATTGCGATGACCCTCGAGGAGACGGCACTCACCGACGATTACTTCGTCGAGCGCAAGCTGTACCCGAACGTCGACTTCTACACGGGTCTGATCTACCGCGCGATGGGCTTCCCGACGCGCATGTTCACGGTGCTGTTCGCACTCGGCCGTTTGCCCGGCTGGATCGCGCACTGGCGTGAGATGCACGAGGATCCGGCCACCAAGATCGGCCGCCCGCGTCAGATCTACACCGGCTACACCCAGCGTGGCTACGTGGACCTGTCGGGTCGCTGA
- a CDS encoding FKBP-type peptidyl-prolyl cis-trans isomerase: protein MPPKPPVIEPAEGQAPTELVVEDVTVGDGAEAQPGAVVDVHYHGVEYDTNEVFDSSFVRGESVTFPLGRLIPGWQEGIPGMKVGGRRKLTVPPELAYGPAGAGHRLSRKTLVFIIDLLGTQ, encoded by the coding sequence GTGCCGCCGAAGCCGCCGGTCATCGAGCCCGCCGAGGGCCAGGCCCCCACCGAGCTTGTGGTCGAGGACGTCACGGTCGGTGACGGTGCCGAGGCGCAGCCGGGCGCAGTCGTCGACGTCCATTACCACGGTGTCGAGTACGACACGAACGAGGTGTTCGACTCGTCGTTCGTGCGCGGTGAGTCCGTGACGTTCCCGCTGGGCCGACTCATTCCCGGTTGGCAGGAAGGCATCCCGGGCATGAAGGTCGGTGGGCGCCGTAAGCTCACGGTTCCGCCGGAGCTCGCATACGGTCCGGCCGGTGCCGGCCATCGGCTGTCTCGCAAGACCCTGGTCTTCATCATCGACCTGCTGGGCACCCAGTAA
- a CDS encoding Rid family hydrolase yields the protein MPKAVTLIHSNSLSSAAEYAYAATAPADARLIFLAGSCPLNIDGSTAGVGDFAVQAAKCIENMNTALGEAGASITDVISTRVLVASTNQADLVTAWEVVRDAFGDHDVPSTLIGVTVLGYDDQLVEVEAIAAVQD from the coding sequence GTGCCGAAGGCAGTCACCCTCATCCATTCCAACTCGCTCTCCTCGGCTGCGGAGTACGCCTACGCCGCGACCGCTCCAGCGGACGCACGCCTGATTTTCCTGGCAGGCTCGTGTCCCCTGAACATCGACGGCTCCACCGCTGGTGTAGGCGATTTCGCCGTGCAGGCCGCGAAGTGCATCGAGAACATGAACACCGCACTCGGCGAAGCCGGCGCGAGCATCACGGACGTCATCAGCACCCGCGTGCTGGTCGCCTCGACCAACCAGGCCGACCTTGTGACCGCGTGGGAGGTCGTGCGCGACGCATTCGGTGACCACGATGTGCCCAGCACGCTGATCGGGGTCACCGTCCTCGGCTACGACGACCAGCTCGTCGAGGTCGAAGCCATCGCGGCCGTCCAGGACTGA
- a CDS encoding alpha/beta hydrolase family protein, translated as MRVTSKSRRLKALIGATAAAVAAVPVFFGAGVAAAGTPAQNDAAKVTASAKANGGTKLVSAKAGAGNKMSLVVRSESMGRDIPLEVIRPADTSKPAPTLYLLNGAGGGEDSASWQRQANIGEFFAGKQVNVVTPMQGAFTYYTDWQKPDEALHGVNKWETFLTKELPPVINSALGTTGVNTLAGISTSGTSVFNLALAKPDLYKAVGAYSGCADTATPVGQTYIQIVIAARGSADAENMWGPVGSPDWIAHDPIINIGKLKNGPRLYVSNASGLPGPHDTLNAQGINGNIPTLANQVIVGGLIEAATNECTHRLFNAVNANGMGGQAQFNFKPAGTHSWGYWRDDLRDSWPMLADSMNTPR; from the coding sequence ATGCGTGTAACCAGTAAGTCCCGCCGACTCAAAGCGTTGATCGGCGCCACGGCGGCGGCGGTCGCCGCAGTTCCGGTCTTCTTCGGGGCCGGCGTAGCCGCCGCGGGAACACCGGCGCAGAACGACGCCGCGAAGGTCACCGCCTCCGCGAAGGCGAACGGCGGAACCAAGCTCGTGTCCGCCAAAGCCGGTGCTGGCAACAAGATGTCGCTCGTCGTTCGTTCCGAGTCGATGGGCAGGGACATCCCGCTCGAGGTGATCCGACCGGCGGACACCTCCAAGCCCGCCCCCACCCTGTACCTGCTCAACGGTGCCGGCGGCGGCGAGGATTCCGCGTCGTGGCAGCGACAGGCCAACATCGGCGAATTCTTCGCCGGCAAGCAGGTCAACGTCGTCACCCCGATGCAGGGCGCGTTCACCTACTACACCGACTGGCAGAAGCCGGACGAGGCACTGCACGGCGTCAACAAGTGGGAGACCTTCCTGACGAAGGAACTGCCGCCGGTCATCAACTCCGCGCTCGGCACCACCGGGGTCAACACCCTCGCGGGCATCTCGACGTCGGGCACCTCGGTGTTCAACCTCGCGCTCGCGAAGCCCGACCTCTACAAGGCCGTCGGCGCGTACAGCGGTTGCGCCGACACCGCGACTCCGGTCGGTCAGACCTACATCCAGATCGTCATCGCGGCCCGCGGGTCGGCCGATGCCGAGAACATGTGGGGCCCCGTCGGCAGCCCGGACTGGATCGCACACGATCCGATCATCAACATCGGAAAGCTCAAGAACGGCCCCCGTCTGTACGTTTCCAACGCCTCCGGTCTGCCCGGCCCGCACGACACCCTCAACGCCCAGGGCATCAACGGCAACATTCCGACGCTGGCCAACCAGGTGATCGTCGGTGGACTCATCGAGGCAGCGACCAACGAGTGCACCCACCGACTGTTCAACGCGGTCAACGCGAACGGCATGGGTGGACAGGCGCAGTTCAACTTCAAGCCGGCCGGCACCCACTCGTGGGGCTACTGGCGCGACGATCTGCGTGACTCCTGGCCGATGCTCGCGGACTCGATGAACACCCCGCGGTAA
- a CDS encoding lysylphosphatidylglycerol synthase transmembrane domain-containing protein produces the protein MRVDGREIPVTGSLLQPLARRTSDILRVVFAGVFLGAVIAGSVITRSEWDALETSVSDIVGILSPSVSDTVYLLYGIAILALPFAILIQLIIGRRWKLLAGYAAAGLIAGVALSFTGSGLAAPRWHLDVSDRVDTFLSQFLDDPRWIAMLAAVLTVSGPWLPKRWRRLWWALLLAFAPIHLVVSSIVPARTMLGLAAGYLTGAVIVLVVGTPALEVPLESAVETLQRIGHRITAFRVITPAGIGPLVLVATRDDEPDLVVELYGQNQRSRGVIRQVSRWLRLRSSESALAHVSLGRAVEHRALMGIAISDLGLAASKPTVVATLDRGWELYAHPMSRGAPLATLATDNSGPREALLAMVWSSLGDLHDHQITHGDLRAADIRIDDGHALFDGFSYAELGLAESQVQSDNAQLLLTTASLFGVEPAVAAALSARGRDRILAASRRVSKSAMPSRLRKSVPNSSELLSAIRDEVSRQTDIDKIAPEQVTRFTRNQIIQLVLLIGLVYVAYPFITQVPTFLTELKTANWWWALAGLAVSALTYVGAAASLWACASELVRYRHLLIMQVANTFAATTTPAGVGGLALSVRFLQKGGLGAVRATAAVALQQTVQVVTHIALLILFSVAAGREADLSHFVPKTTILYLIAGVALGALGTFMFIPKARRWLRNEVRPQLTEVIGALGQLARNPGRFLLIVLGSAATTLGAALALWASVGAFGGGTTFITVTIVTMIGGTLASAAPTPGGVGAVEAALIGGLTAFGLPVAIAVPSVLLYRVLTCWLPVFCGWPTLRWLQKNDMV, from the coding sequence TTGCGAGTTGACGGACGAGAGATCCCGGTCACCGGCAGCCTGCTGCAGCCGTTGGCTCGGCGCACCAGCGACATCCTGCGGGTCGTATTCGCCGGCGTCTTCCTGGGCGCGGTGATCGCCGGATCGGTGATCACCCGTAGCGAGTGGGACGCCCTCGAAACGTCCGTGTCCGACATCGTCGGAATCCTGTCGCCGAGCGTGTCCGACACCGTGTACCTGCTGTACGGCATCGCGATCCTGGCGCTGCCGTTCGCAATCCTGATCCAGCTCATCATCGGCCGCCGCTGGAAGCTACTGGCCGGCTATGCCGCCGCCGGGCTGATCGCGGGTGTGGCGCTCTCGTTCACCGGGTCCGGGCTGGCCGCGCCGCGGTGGCACCTCGACGTCTCGGATCGCGTCGACACGTTTCTGTCCCAATTCCTCGACGACCCACGCTGGATCGCGATGCTGGCCGCGGTCCTCACCGTGTCCGGGCCGTGGCTGCCGAAACGGTGGAGGCGCCTGTGGTGGGCACTGCTGCTCGCATTCGCCCCGATCCACCTGGTCGTCAGCTCGATCGTGCCGGCGCGGACCATGCTCGGGCTCGCCGCAGGCTACCTGACCGGAGCGGTGATCGTGCTGGTGGTGGGGACGCCGGCGCTGGAGGTACCGCTGGAATCAGCCGTGGAGACCCTGCAACGAATCGGTCACCGGATCACCGCGTTCCGAGTGATCACCCCGGCCGGCATCGGCCCACTCGTGCTGGTTGCCACCCGGGACGACGAACCAGATCTGGTCGTCGAGTTGTACGGGCAGAACCAGCGTAGCCGCGGAGTGATCCGGCAGGTCTCGCGCTGGCTGAGACTCCGCAGCAGCGAGAGTGCCCTGGCACATGTCTCACTCGGGCGCGCCGTCGAGCATCGGGCGCTGATGGGGATCGCAATCTCCGATCTGGGGCTGGCGGCGTCGAAACCGACCGTGGTGGCCACCTTGGACCGCGGGTGGGAGCTGTATGCCCATCCGATGTCCCGCGGCGCACCGCTCGCCACCCTCGCTACCGACAATTCGGGCCCGCGCGAGGCCCTGCTGGCGATGGTCTGGTCATCCCTCGGCGACCTGCACGACCACCAGATCACCCACGGGGACCTCCGGGCCGCCGACATCCGGATCGACGACGGCCACGCCTTGTTCGACGGCTTCTCCTACGCCGAACTCGGCCTGGCCGAGTCCCAGGTCCAATCCGACAACGCGCAGCTGCTGCTGACGACCGCGTCGCTGTTCGGCGTGGAGCCGGCAGTCGCGGCGGCACTTTCGGCGCGCGGCCGCGACCGGATCCTCGCCGCGTCCCGCCGCGTGAGCAAGTCTGCAATGCCGTCGCGGCTGCGCAAGTCGGTACCGAACTCGTCCGAGCTGCTCTCGGCGATCCGCGACGAGGTGAGCCGCCAGACCGATATCGACAAGATCGCCCCCGAGCAGGTCACCCGTTTCACCCGCAACCAGATCATCCAACTGGTGCTTCTGATCGGCCTGGTCTACGTCGCGTACCCGTTCATCACCCAGGTTCCGACCTTCCTCACAGAGCTGAAGACGGCGAACTGGTGGTGGGCGCTCGCCGGGCTGGCGGTGTCGGCCCTGACCTACGTCGGAGCGGCCGCATCGCTGTGGGCATGCGCTTCCGAGCTGGTCCGCTACCGGCACCTGCTGATCATGCAGGTGGCGAACACGTTCGCCGCGACCACGACCCCCGCCGGGGTCGGCGGTCTCGCGCTGAGTGTGCGATTCCTGCAGAAGGGCGGCCTCGGCGCGGTACGCGCAACGGCAGCCGTCGCGCTGCAGCAGACGGTGCAGGTTGTCACCCACATCGCGCTATTGATCTTGTTCAGCGTCGCCGCCGGCCGCGAAGCTGACCTGTCGCACTTCGTGCCGAAGACCACCATTCTGTATCTGATCGCAGGCGTCGCACTGGGGGCGCTCGGCACGTTCATGTTCATCCCGAAGGCTCGCCGCTGGCTGCGCAACGAGGTCCGCCCTCAGCTCACCGAGGTGATCGGCGCGCTCGGACAGCTGGCCCGCAACCCCGGCCGGTTCCTACTGATCGTGCTCGGTAGCGCGGCCACCACCCTCGGCGCGGCACTGGCGCTGTGGGCGAGCGTGGGGGCATTCGGCGGCGGTACCACGTTCATCACGGTAACGATCGTCACGATGATCGGTGGCACCCTCGCGTCGGCTGCTCCGACACCGGGCGGTGTCGGTGCGGTGGAGGCGGCACTCATCGGCGGCCTGACCGCGTTCGGACTCCCGGTCGCCATAGCGGTACCGTCCGTATTGCTGTACCGCGTCCTGACCTGCTGGCTGCCGGTCTTCTGTGGCTGGCCGACCTTACGTTGGCTCCAGAAGAACGACATGGTCTGA
- a CDS encoding HAMP domain-containing sensor histidine kinase — protein MSRPHSLRARVAAATALGATIIVAAVGVYLALAIARNNLQQLDRRLETASQVFAVNARAAAPFLGVLGDRGAFAITIRAGDNVVASTPSRLPTLEPGSNTVDISGTPFRAFTAAIGPNSDLLVSVAVPLAEAKDPTTDQQQQVAIVGLLAVAAAGALGWVFGGRAVRPLVELTHRVGRRDRDLAPAASGVREADELAAAVGAMLQDVSDAQARTTAALDTARDFAAASAHELRTPLTAMRTDLEVLTAHELPAEQRAEILADLIRTQGRVEATLTALERLASGELSSERDHVDTDLAELCDLIAEDAQRQHPGVRVTVDAAPSLVIRGLPAGLRLALDNAVTNAVRHGGARHVAIGAHRAPDGTVTVTVDDDGSGIPEDERSEVFERFRRGSDAAEGGSGLGLALVAQQAQLHGGTARFEDSPLGGARLVVTLAS, from the coding sequence GTGAGCCGGCCCCATTCGCTGCGGGCGCGCGTCGCCGCGGCCACCGCGCTGGGCGCGACCATCATCGTCGCGGCCGTGGGCGTCTACCTGGCGCTGGCGATCGCGCGGAACAACCTGCAGCAGTTGGACCGCCGGCTGGAGACCGCGTCGCAGGTGTTCGCCGTCAACGCCCGCGCTGCGGCACCCTTCCTGGGCGTCCTCGGTGACCGCGGTGCGTTCGCGATCACCATCCGGGCCGGCGACAATGTGGTCGCGAGTACCCCGAGCCGGCTACCCACGCTGGAGCCCGGCTCGAATACCGTGGACATCAGTGGCACCCCATTTCGCGCATTCACCGCGGCGATCGGACCGAACTCCGATTTACTTGTCTCCGTAGCAGTTCCGCTCGCCGAGGCGAAGGATCCCACAACCGATCAACAGCAACAGGTGGCGATCGTCGGCCTGCTCGCCGTCGCAGCGGCCGGGGCACTGGGCTGGGTGTTCGGTGGCCGCGCGGTACGTCCGCTCGTCGAGCTCACCCATCGGGTCGGCCGGCGAGACCGCGACCTCGCCCCGGCCGCGTCCGGGGTACGCGAAGCCGACGAGCTGGCGGCCGCCGTGGGGGCGATGCTGCAGGACGTCTCCGACGCGCAAGCACGCACCACCGCGGCGCTCGACACCGCTCGCGACTTCGCGGCTGCGTCCGCCCACGAACTGCGGACCCCTCTCACCGCGATGCGCACCGACCTCGAGGTACTCACCGCCCACGAGCTGCCCGCCGAGCAGCGCGCCGAGATTCTCGCCGACCTCATCCGCACGCAGGGCCGCGTGGAGGCCACGCTCACCGCGCTCGAACGGCTCGCATCCGGTGAGCTGTCCAGCGAACGCGACCATGTCGACACCGATCTGGCCGAATTGTGCGACCTCATCGCCGAGGACGCACAGCGCCAGCATCCGGGCGTGCGAGTCACCGTCGATGCCGCGCCAAGCCTCGTCATCCGTGGCCTGCCGGCAGGCCTGCGACTGGCGCTCGACAACGCCGTCACCAACGCCGTCCGCCACGGCGGCGCCCGGCACGTCGCGATCGGCGCCCACCGCGCACCCGACGGAACCGTCACGGTCACTGTCGACGACGACGGCTCCGGCATTCCCGAGGACGAACGATCCGAGGTGTTCGAGAGATTCCGCCGCGGCAGTGACGCAGCGGAAGGAGGATCGGGCCTCGGCCTGGCCCTCGTCGCCCAGCAGGCCCAGCTACACGGCGGCACGGCACGATTCGAGGACAGCCCGCTCGGCGGCGCGCGTCTGGTGGTGACCCTTGCGAGTTGA
- a CDS encoding response regulator transcription factor, translating into MTASATVLVVDDDEDVLVSLERGLRLSGFTVLTATDGSAALRVIADAEPDALVLDMNMPVLDGPGVVTALRTMGNDIPICVLSARSSVGDRIAGLESGADDYLVKPFVLAELVARIRAMLRRRTTGPPSPPADAPLVVGPLSMDLAGRRVRLHDREIPLTKREFELLEVLARNAGVVLSRERLLDLVWGYDFVADTNVVDVFVGYLRRKFEADGAPRLLHTVRGVGFVLRETP; encoded by the coding sequence GTGACCGCATCCGCAACCGTCCTGGTCGTCGACGACGACGAGGACGTGCTCGTCTCCCTCGAACGCGGCCTTCGCCTGTCCGGATTCACCGTGCTCACTGCCACGGACGGCTCGGCCGCGCTGCGGGTGATCGCCGACGCCGAGCCCGATGCCCTCGTGCTCGACATGAACATGCCCGTCCTCGACGGACCCGGGGTGGTAACAGCCCTGCGCACGATGGGCAACGACATTCCGATCTGTGTGCTCAGCGCCCGCAGTTCCGTCGGCGACCGGATCGCGGGCCTCGAGTCCGGTGCCGACGACTATCTGGTGAAACCGTTCGTGCTCGCCGAACTCGTGGCGCGGATCCGGGCGATGCTCCGCCGCCGCACAACCGGCCCGCCCAGCCCGCCCGCGGACGCCCCGCTCGTCGTCGGCCCGCTGTCGATGGACCTCGCAGGCCGGCGTGTCCGGCTTCACGACCGCGAGATCCCACTCACCAAAAGGGAATTCGAACTACTCGAGGTGCTCGCTCGCAATGCGGGCGTGGTGCTCAGCCGCGAGCGCCTGCTGGATCTGGTGTGGGGCTACGACTTCGTCGCGGACACCAACGTGGTCGATGTCTTCGTCGGCTACCTGCGCCGCAAGTTCGAGGCCGACGGCGCCCCTCGCCTGCTGCACACCGTGCGCGGCGTGGGCTTCGTGCTGCGGGAGACGCCGTGA
- a CDS encoding class I SAM-dependent methyltransferase gives MRRQLVHAVDAAPVSAQIAAGVAEQLPVDDHSVDIVVCFLVLCSVRDVPRALSEIRRVLRPGGRLVLAEHVRGTGLRALAQSAISPLNRHFAGGCRSDRRTVEALDIAGFEIMALEEIAGPGRFSPTAPVVACTATPRLTGQLPATGHEAPGTMLR, from the coding sequence ATGCGCCGACAACTGGTTCACGCCGTGGACGCGGCACCGGTATCCGCGCAGATTGCCGCCGGCGTCGCCGAGCAGTTGCCGGTCGACGACCACAGCGTCGACATCGTCGTCTGCTTCCTCGTGTTGTGCTCGGTTCGCGACGTGCCGCGAGCGCTCTCGGAGATCCGGCGGGTTCTGCGGCCCGGCGGGCGATTGGTGCTCGCCGAACACGTGCGGGGAACGGGGCTGCGGGCGCTCGCCCAGTCCGCGATCAGCCCACTCAACCGGCACTTCGCTGGCGGTTGCCGGTCGGATCGCCGCACGGTGGAAGCGCTCGACATCGCCGGATTCGAGATCATGGCGCTCGAGGAGATCGCCGGACCCGGCCGGTTCTCACCCACCGCTCCCGTCGTCGCCTGCACCGCCACACCTCGCCTGACCGGCCAGCTTCCGGCCACCGGTCACGAGGCGCCAGGCACAATGCTCAGGTGA
- a CDS encoding MarR family transcriptional regulator — MTEALDRHAALDRAFVLAEQLSASMADGAREFGLTTARTRALFCVAERPPMTQRELAAALRCSTRQVTALVDALEESGHLMREPHPTDRRAHIVTLTGSGRGVAERIRQLRHLTARTLLDGIPRENLDVFVTVADILIDRTAAGSPDRAMR, encoded by the coding sequence ATGACGGAGGCCCTGGACAGACATGCTGCGCTGGATCGCGCATTCGTACTCGCGGAACAACTGTCCGCATCCATGGCGGACGGCGCCCGAGAGTTCGGGCTCACCACGGCGCGCACTCGAGCCCTGTTCTGCGTGGCCGAGCGTCCGCCGATGACGCAGCGCGAGCTGGCGGCCGCGCTGCGGTGCAGCACCCGTCAGGTCACGGCACTCGTCGACGCCCTCGAAGAGTCGGGGCATCTCATGCGCGAACCGCACCCTACCGATCGGCGAGCACACATCGTGACGCTCACCGGCAGTGGGCGCGGGGTGGCCGAACGGATCCGGCAGCTACGCCACCTCACCGCCCGCACCCTGCTCGACGGCATCCCCCGCGAGAACCTCGACGTGTTCGTCACGGTCGCTGACATCCTCATCGACCGGACCGCCGCCGGCTCCCCGGATCGGGCCATGCGGTGA
- a CDS encoding BlaI/MecI/CopY family transcriptional regulator: MAVLWSADEPLRVRDVMGRLDPARPLAYTTVMTVLDNLHTKGMVSRNRVSRAYRYQAAQSREETAASLLRQVLDASGDAEQVMLHFANSATEDESRILRRAARRTQSRRRGDAR, encoded by the coding sequence ATGGCTGTGCTGTGGAGCGCGGACGAGCCGTTGCGGGTGCGAGATGTGATGGGCCGGCTCGACCCGGCTCGACCGCTCGCGTACACCACTGTGATGACCGTGCTCGACAATCTGCATACGAAGGGCATGGTGTCGCGCAACCGCGTCAGTCGCGCGTACCGGTACCAGGCCGCGCAAAGTCGTGAGGAGACAGCGGCTTCGCTCCTCCGTCAGGTGCTCGACGCCAGTGGCGACGCCGAGCAGGTCATGCTCCATTTCGCCAACTCCGCGACCGAGGACGAGTCGAGGATCCTGCGCCGAGCCGCCCGGCGGACGCAGTCCCGGCGCCGCGGAGACGCCCGATGA